AGGATGACGTCGGCGTAACTGGACTTCGTGACGGACTGGTCGCGGTCGACGCCGACCGCGAACTTGCCTTCCTGCTGGGCCGCCTGGAAGACGCCCGTCCCGGTGTTCCCGGAAGCGTGGTAGATGATGTCCGCGCCCGAGGAGTACATCTGGAGCGCTGCCTCCTTGCCGCCGCTCGGGTCGTTGAAGCTACCGATGTAGGACGTGGAGACGTCGACGTCGTCGTTGGCGTACTTCACGCCGGCCTTGAAGCCGGCCTCGAACTTCTTGATGAGGCCGCCCTCGACGCCGCCGACGAAGCCGAGGTTCGTGGAGTCGGACTGCGTGGCGCCGGCGCCCGCGGAGAAGCTCTGCGTGGTGAGCGTGGACGCGAGCACGCCGACGAGGAACGACCCCTCGTGTTCGCGGAACGTGTAACTCGCGACGTTCGGCTCGTCGACGACCTCGTCGACGATCTGGAAGTCCTGGTCGGGGTACTGCGTGGACGTCTCGGAGAGCGAGTCCTTCTGCAGGAAGCCGATGCAGGAGACGAGGTCGTAGTCCGGGTTCGTCGACCCCGCGAGTTGCTGCTGGTAGTTCGAGAACTGGGTCGCGGAGTCGGGCTGGGTCTCCTCGTACTCGATGTTGTACTCGTCTGCGGCCGCGAACAGGCCCTGCTGAGCCTGGTCGTTGAACGACCCGTCACCGAGGCCGCCGGTCGCGTACACCATCCCGACGTTCGTCACGTCGGACTCGCTGCTGGTCGTCGACTCCGTCTCGGTTCCGGTCTCGTCGCCGCTCTCGGTCGTCGACTCCGTGGTGTCTTCGTCGTCTCCCCCCGAGGGACCGCCAGTACAGCCAGCGATGCCGCCGAGCCCCGCCGCGCCGAGACCCGCTGTCGCTTTGATGAACTGCCGCCGGTCGAACTCTGACATAGTTGGTCTAAGGAGTGGTACGTATCCAGATAAAAGCGTCGTTTCGGGGGATTCGACGTCTCAGACGCGGAAATCTTGTCAGGCGTCTGCGACGGCCGACTCGACCACGCCGGCGGCCTCCTCGACGAGGTCGTCCACGTCGTCGCTCTCCGCGTACACGCGGACGTACGGCTCCGTCCCGCTCGGGCGGACGAGGAGCCACGAGGCGTCCGGGAACTCCAGTCGGACGCCGTACTCGGTGTCGACGTCGGCGTCCGGGTACGCTTCGGGGAGGCGGTCACCGAGCGCGTCCATCGCCGCCGCCTTCTTCTCGTCCGGGCAGTCCACGCTGACCTTCCGGTAGGGGCGTTCGGTGACCGGGTCGCGGAGCGGGCCGAGGCCGCCGGCGTCGGCGACGAGTCGGGAGAGCACGGCGGCCGAGGCGACGCCGTCGATCCACCCGCCGAACGCGGTGTGGACGTGCTTCCACGGTTCCGCCGCGAACACGACGTCGCCGCCGTCGGCTTCGGCCGCGGCGATGCCCTCGTGGAGCGCGCCGAGTCGAACGCGCTCGACGCGCCCCCCGGCCTCGGCGACGCGTTCGTCGATGCGCGCGCTCGCGTTCGGCGTCGTCACGACCACCGGGTCGTCAGCGTCGCTGTCCCGCGTGTAGTGCTCGGCGAGCACCGCGAGCACGGTGTCCTCGTGGACGACTTCGCCGTCGCCGTCGACGACGACGATGCGGTCGGCGTCGCCGTCGTGTGCGATGCCGAACGCCGCGTCGCCGTCCGCGACGAAGTTCCGGAGGTCGGTCACGGTTTCCGGCGTCGGCTTGCTCGGACGGCCGGGGAAGTGGCCGTCGACGTTCGCGTTCAGGGTCACGACGTGCGCGCCGAGGGCGCGCAGAACCTGGGGCGTGGCGACGCTCGCGACGCCGTTCCCGCAGTCCACGGCGACCGTCAGGCCGTCGAGTGGCGCGCCGTGGTCCGCGGCGAAGCCGGCGACCGCCTCTCGGTAGTCGGTGAGCACGTCGACGTCCTCGGCGTCGCCCCACTCGTCCCAGGTCGCGTAGTCGGCGCCGTCCTCGACGCGGCCGTCGACCGCGCGCTCCATCTCGCGGTCGTACTCGGAGCCGTCCACGAACAGTTTGATGCCGTTGTCCTCCGGGGGGTTGTGGCTCGCCGTCAACTGCACGCCGCGGCGACCCCGCGAGGCGTACGCGAGCGCCGGCGTCGGGAGGACGCCGGCGCGGAAGACGCGGGCCCCGGCGGCCTCCAGTCCCGCGGTCATCGCCGCCGCGAGCGCCGGCCCGGTCTCCCTGCCGTCACGCGACACGACGAACTCGCGGTCGTCGTCAGCCCGTGCCTCGGCGGCCGCCGCCGCGCCGACCGAGAGCGCGAGCTCCGGGTTGACGCGTTCGACGGCGTCGCCGCGAATGCCTGCCGTACCGAAGAGGTCCATGCGCTGACGGAGCGGTCGCTCTCACTTAGTTGCCGTGTTCCGGGCGGCGACGGCTCAGAGTTCGACGCCGCTCGGAATCAGACTGTGGCCGCGCAGGAGGTCGCCGTCCGCGCTGTAGACGAGGAACGTGGACTTCTCGTAGACGGCCAACTGCTCGCCGTCGACGAGAATTTCGACGCGGTAGCGCCCCTCGCCGTCGTCCGTGGACTCGCCGTAGCGGCGGGCCGCGCGCACGAAGCGGAGGACGTCGTCGGCGTCCTCGTTCAACTCGAAGACGAAGTCGCCGGTGATGCGGTTCGTGACGGAGACGACGCCGGTCGCGCCGGGGTCGTCCACGTCGTCAGTCAGCCGGAAGCCGGCGTCCGTCTCGCTCGCGTCCAACAGGTCGCCCTCGTGGTCCGTGAGTCGGTCGCGGAGCTCCTCGGCGTCGCCCGTGAACTCGATTTCGACGTTCGGCTTCCGGGGGTCGCCGTCCTCGGCGACCCAGTCGACGTTCGTCACGTCCAGTTCGAAGTAGTCCCGGCGCATTCCCTGCCGGACAGTACGGCCGA
The nucleotide sequence above comes from Halobacterium litoreum. Encoded proteins:
- a CDS encoding BMP family lipoprotein, which gives rise to MSEFDRRQFIKATAGLGAAGLGGIAGCTGGPSGGDDEDTTESTTESGDETGTETESTTSSESDVTNVGMVYATGGLGDGSFNDQAQQGLFAAADEYNIEYEETQPDSATQFSNYQQQLAGSTNPDYDLVSCIGFLQKDSLSETSTQYPDQDFQIVDEVVDEPNVASYTFREHEGSFLVGVLASTLTTQSFSAGAGATQSDSTNLGFVGGVEGGLIKKFEAGFKAGVKYANDDVDVSTSYIGSFNDPSGGKEAALQMYSSGADIIYHASGNTGTGVFQAAQQEGKFAVGVDRDQSVTKSSYADVILASMAKRVDTAVYNAIEAKVNGEYPGGEHTTLGLQEEGVSCVYGQQLGSEIPSDVKTAVEDARTGIIEGDISVPTDPSNV
- a CDS encoding phosphohexomutase domain-containing protein, coding for MDLFGTAGIRGDAVERVNPELALSVGAAAAAEARADDDREFVVSRDGRETGPALAAAMTAGLEAAGARVFRAGVLPTPALAYASRGRRGVQLTASHNPPEDNGIKLFVDGSEYDREMERAVDGRVEDGADYATWDEWGDAEDVDVLTDYREAVAGFAADHGAPLDGLTVAVDCGNGVASVATPQVLRALGAHVVTLNANVDGHFPGRPSKPTPETVTDLRNFVADGDAAFGIAHDGDADRIVVVDGDGEVVHEDTVLAVLAEHYTRDSDADDPVVVTTPNASARIDERVAEAGGRVERVRLGALHEGIAAAEADGGDVVFAAEPWKHVHTAFGGWIDGVASAAVLSRLVADAGGLGPLRDPVTERPYRKVSVDCPDEKKAAAMDALGDRLPEAYPDADVDTEYGVRLEFPDASWLLVRPSGTEPYVRVYAESDDVDDLVEEAAGVVESAVADA
- a CDS encoding DUF5793 family protein, with translation MRRDYFELDVTNVDWVAEDGDPRKPNVEIEFTGDAEELRDRLTDHEGDLLDASETDAGFRLTDDVDDPGATGVVSVTNRITGDFVFELNEDADDVLRFVRAARRYGESTDDGEGRYRVEILVDGEQLAVYEKSTFLVYSADGDLLRGHSLIPSGVEL